A part of Corynebacterium mustelae genomic DNA contains:
- a CDS encoding GDP-mannose 4,6-dehydratase: protein MKALVTGGAGFIGSHLVDLLVAEGHSVVAVDNLSRGRLENLAAALGTGAVEFIEADLLESDLDEIVKSTQPEVIFHLAAQIDVRHSVTDPLFDAHTNILATIRLAEAARKYGVRKIVFTSSGGSIYGEPKQFPVTEDVPVDPHSPYAASKVSGEVYLNTYRHLYGVECSHIAPANVYGPRQDPHGEAGVVAIFAQRLLGAAPTKVFGAGENTRDYVYVGDVVRAFYLAAGDIGGGMRFNIGTSVETSDRQLHSLVAAAVGVPDEPDFAPARLGDLPRSALSFARAERELGWRPEVSLEEGIAHTVAFFRDAA from the coding sequence ATGAAAGCTTTAGTTACCGGCGGTGCTGGTTTTATTGGTTCCCATTTGGTTGATCTATTGGTCGCTGAGGGACATTCAGTCGTGGCGGTGGATAATCTCTCCCGAGGTCGGTTGGAGAATCTTGCTGCTGCGCTGGGCACCGGTGCGGTGGAGTTCATTGAAGCGGACTTATTGGAGTCGGATCTTGATGAGATAGTGAAGTCCACCCAGCCTGAAGTTATTTTCCATTTGGCTGCGCAGATTGATGTTCGCCATTCGGTGACTGATCCGTTGTTTGATGCGCATACGAATATTCTGGCGACGATTCGGTTGGCTGAGGCCGCACGAAAGTATGGTGTGCGCAAGATTGTGTTTACCTCCTCAGGCGGCTCTATTTATGGTGAGCCGAAGCAGTTCCCGGTGACCGAGGATGTGCCGGTTGATCCGCATTCGCCCTATGCTGCGTCGAAGGTATCGGGTGAGGTGTATCTGAATACGTATAGGCATTTGTATGGGGTGGAGTGTTCGCATATCGCGCCCGCTAATGTGTATGGGCCGAGGCAGGATCCGCATGGCGAAGCTGGGGTGGTGGCGATCTTCGCCCAGCGGTTGTTAGGCGCAGCACCGACGAAAGTGTTTGGGGCGGGGGAGAATACCCGGGATTATGTGTATGTTGGCGATGTGGTGCGGGCGTTTTACTTGGCGGCTGGCGATATCGGTGGCGGTATGCGGTTTAACATCGGGACCTCTGTTGAGACTTCTGATCGGCAGTTGCATAGTTTGGTGGCAGCTGCGGTGGGGGTCCCTGATGAACCGGACTTCGCACCCGCTCGGTTGGGGGACTTGCCGCGTTCGGCACTATCGTTTGCGCGCGCTGAGCGGGAATTAGGGTGGCGGCCGGAGGTGTCGTTGGAAGAAGGCATTGCACACACTGTGGCGTTCTTTAGGGATGCTGCCTAG